In the genome of Anabas testudineus chromosome 4, fAnaTes1.2, whole genome shotgun sequence, one region contains:
- the org gene encoding oogenesis-related, translating into MSEARGDTVEREQAENTEDRAVRRRGVLRSVVDGLFWPFSIVVRAYRGFWLVLGFRHPQESPLVSPAVPSPARHSLAGRKRLHRFTRLLLSIVPRWVQGALGYPVSSSIGRSLSPEIRASPTKPCGKGSKRKQDELDEDDEEEGEHQTWVEALTQELADDDHPEEDPDYEPSTVETESEEYRSHNDTESDIEVQEKGMVIIKDVKTDVEPSTQAQVSCPAV; encoded by the exons ATGAGTGAAGCCCGCGGAGACACCGTGGAGAGGGAGCAGGCCGAAAACACTGAG GACAGAGCTGTGAGGAGACGCGGCGTGCTTCGCTCCGTGGTGGACGGCCTCTTCTGGCCGTTCAGCATCGTG GTGCGCGCATACCGCGGGTTTTGGTTGGTCCTAGGCTTCCGGCATCCACAGGAGAGCCCCCTCGTTAGCCCCGCGGTTCCCAGTCCTGCACGCCACAGTCTCGCAGGCCGCAAGCGCCTGCACCGGTTCACCCGTCTGCTGCTCTCCATCGTGCCCCGGTGGGTGCAGGGCGCCCTGGGCTACCCCGTGTCGAGCAGCATTGGTCGCTCCCTCTCCCCAG AAATTAGAGCATCTCCTACTAAACCCTGTGGAAAGGGCAGCAAGCGAAAGCAGGATGAGttggatgaggatgatgaggaggaaggggagCATCAGACCTGGGTTGAGGCACTAACTCAGGAGCTTGCAGATGACGACCACCCTGAGGAAGATCCGGACTATGAG ccCAGCACtgtagagacagagagtgaagaGTACCGCTCACACAACGACACAGAAAGTGATATTGAGGTTCAAGAGAAAGGCATGGTCATTATTAAAGATGTGAAAACG GATGTTGAACCATCCACTCAAGCTCAGGTCTCTTGCCCTGCTGTTTAA